A single window of Gossypium arboreum isolate Shixiya-1 chromosome 13, ASM2569848v2, whole genome shotgun sequence DNA harbors:
- the LOC108462383 gene encoding uncharacterized protein LOC108462383, translating to MGFELVYETEDKVRQIQDHLKAAFDRQKYYTDLKRCDIEYSLVRSIAYQLELPPELGLIYDVFHVLMLKGYWSGLSHVVSVEEIEVRPDLTFEEKLIQILDRDIKVLRRKSILLVKVLWQNHGTEEATWKFEASIHQQCPHMFGSDYCCFTHSTIAATIFSFVNWFGNLNDSQYIVVIVEFSGVGEYGETMVVTPTV from the exons ATGGGATTTGAGTTGGTTTATGAgactgaggataaagttagacaGATTCAGGATCATCTGAAGGCAGCTTTTGATAGACAAAAATATTATACAGATTTGAAGAGGTGtgatattgagtactct CTTGTGAGGTCCattgcttatcagttggagttacctcctGAGTTAGGCCTTATctatgatgtgtttcacgttttGATGTTGAAGGGGTATTGGTCTGGCCTATCTCATGTTGTCTCagttgaggagatcgaggttaggcctgatttgacttttgaggagaaGCTGATTCAGATTCTAGATCGTGATATTAAGGTTTTGAGGAGGAAGTCCATTCttctagtaaaagttttatggcagaATCATGGtactgaggaggccacgtggaaATTTGAGGCCTCGATACATCAGCAGTGTCCTCAtatgtttggatcag ATTACTGTTGTTTTACTCATTCAACTATTGCTGCTACGATTTTCAGTTTCGTTAATTGGTTTG GAAATCTTAATGATAGCCAATATATAGTAGTAATCGTTGAATTTAGTGGCGTAGGAGAATACGGTGAGACAATGGTTGTGACTCCAACGGTTTAG